The following proteins come from a genomic window of Candidatus Binatia bacterium:
- a CDS encoding DNA-directed RNA polymerase subunit alpha, with product MLDNWKDLIRPKLEVRDLNERYGRIELEPFERGFGTTIGNSLRRILLSSLKGAAITSVRIEGVLHEFSTIDGVTEDVTDVVLNLKEVRLLIHEGQRHTGIVELKGPRELVAGDLDFGPHVTVLNPEHHIATLGPNGTIRMELTARRGSGYVTADRNREEDAPVGTIHLDAVFSPVRKVNFVVSSARVGQRTDYDKLTLDIYTDGSVRPDDAVAVAARILQDQLAVFVNFEEPRREEAQHAIPELAFNPALLKKVDELELSVRSA from the coding sequence ATGTTGGACAACTGGAAAGACCTGATCCGGCCGAAGCTGGAAGTGCGCGACCTCAACGAGCGTTACGGTCGCATCGAGCTCGAGCCGTTCGAGCGCGGCTTCGGCACGACGATCGGCAACTCGCTGCGCCGCATCCTGCTGTCGTCGCTGAAGGGTGCCGCGATCACGTCGGTTCGCATCGAGGGCGTCCTGCACGAGTTCTCGACGATCGACGGCGTGACCGAGGACGTCACCGACGTCGTTCTCAACCTGAAGGAAGTGCGCCTGCTGATCCACGAGGGCCAGCGCCACACCGGCATCGTCGAGCTCAAGGGCCCGCGCGAGCTGGTCGCCGGCGACCTCGACTTCGGCCCGCACGTCACGGTGCTCAATCCCGAGCACCACATCGCGACGCTCGGCCCGAACGGCACGATCCGCATGGAGCTGACGGCGCGCCGCGGAAGCGGTTACGTGACGGCCGACCGAAATCGCGAAGAAGACGCGCCGGTGGGTACGATCCACCTCGACGCGGTGTTCTCGCCGGTTCGCAAGGTGAACTTCGTCGTCAGCAGCGCCCGCGTCGGCCAGAGAACCGACTACGACAAGCTGACGCTCGACATCTACACCGACGGCAGCGTGCGTCCCGATGACGCCGTCGCCGTTGCCGCGCGCATCCTGCAGGACCAGCTCGCGGTGTTCGTCAACTTCGAGGAGCCGCGCCGCGAGGAGGCCCAGCACGCGATTCCCGAGCTCGCCTTCAACCCGGCGCTGCTCAAGAAGGTCGACGAGCTCGAGCTTTCCGTCCGCTCCGCCA